A stretch of DNA from Nonlabens ponticola:
CTATGTTTTTGAGAAAAGTGCTAGAGAATTGCTAGCAGACGCACCAGAATTGAGACGGGAATTTGATTCTCTCAAGCGTACCAATAAAGCATTTAAAAACAGTAACTACGCACAATTAGACTGGCTGCATAAAAGATCGCCGAATTATGAAACCGCGCATTTGAGGTATCCTATCTATAAATATCGAGCTGCTAACTAGAAATCATTGATAGTGGAAACAGCTCACGTATATTGGCGTAAGATTCTGTGAGAGCATTGGTCACCTCTTCATCGGTGAGCCAGCTGGCTATCTCTATTCCTTCCTTAGCTTGTGGTTTCAGTTTACCTTTGTAATCTGTTCGCATCTCGTACCAGTGAGTCAACTTTAGTGACATTTTTCCATTGCGCGAGAAAATATGATAAGTTTTATCTAGGTATTTTGATATTTCGAGGTTTTTTACGCCTGTCTCCTCTTCTACCTCACGCAATGCCGTTTGTTCTATGCTCTCGTTTTTTTCCGCTTTCCCTTTGGGTAGATCCCATTTGTTGTTGCGATAAATGAATAGATACTTTTCATCACTGTTAAGCACCATACCGCCGCCAGCAAGTACCAGTGGTAATTTTTTATGCAGACGCTTTAATAGTTTCTCTTCATTTTTGGAATAAAGCAAGACCTTTCCCAACTTTCCTTTTTCAATCCTTTTTACCACTTTGCGCAAGTTTACGCGCTTAAGGTTGAAGTGCTCATATTCTGGAAAGGAGTTCTTGTCAGAGGTCACGATTATAGCGACTTCTTTGACAAAAACTTTATACATTTGCGGCATGGTCAGAAATAAGAATACTGCGGCAAAGACCGCAGAATTGTTACTGCAAATTAAAGCAATAAAATTGCAACCACAAGACCCGTTCACTTGGGCTAGTGGCTGGCAATCGCCAATTTATTGTGACAATAGAATAACCTTATCGTATCCTAGCATACGCAATTTTTTAAGAGAACAACTGGCTAATCAAATAGAAGAACTATACGGCAAGCCAGATGTAATCGCAGGAGTTGCTACTGGTGCGATAGGTATAGGCATGCTCGTGGCAGACTACATGAACCTGCCATTTGTATATGTGCGCCCAGAAGCCAAAAAGCACGGTCGCAAAAATCAAGTAGAAGGTCACCTGCAAGCTGGTCAAAAGGTTGTGGTTGTAGAAGATCTCATCAGTACGGGAATGAGCAGTCTCAATGCGGTGACAGCACTCAAGGAGGCTGGTGCACAAATCAAGGGAATGGTTGCTTTATTTTCTTATGGGTTTGATTTTGCAACGGACAATTTCAAACAGGCTGAAGTTGAACTTACCACCTTGAGTGATTATAAACACTTGATACAAACTGCGCAAGAGGCAGGACATTTTAACGACAACGATTTACAACTGCTATCCAGCTGGAGAGATGATCCAGCAAACTGGAGCAATTCAAAATAAAATTATGAACCTAGAGAGTCGCGTTGTTAAAACGCAAAAATCACCTGAAGAACTATACAATTTTCTAACACAGGTAGAGAATTTCAAGAAATTACTGCCAGAAGATGCAAAGTTTGAATTGCTGGGTGAGGATAAATTCCTTTTTGGATTGAAAGGCATGCCTGAAATAAAGCTCACTCTCAAGGACTCTACACCACATTCTCAAGTAGTATTAGGTTCATTGGGCGACAAATTATCGTTCACTCTCACTTGTAATATTAGTCAAGAAGGTGATGGATCACAGGCACAATTACTGTTTAATGGCGATTTCAATGCTATGATGGCGATGATGATAAAGGGCCCAATCAATAAGTTTCTAGAACAACTG
This window harbors:
- the pyrE gene encoding orotate phosphoribosyltransferase, whose protein sequence is MVRNKNTAAKTAELLLQIKAIKLQPQDPFTWASGWQSPIYCDNRITLSYPSIRNFLREQLANQIEELYGKPDVIAGVATGAIGIGMLVADYMNLPFVYVRPEAKKHGRKNQVEGHLQAGQKVVVVEDLISTGMSSLNAVTALKEAGAQIKGMVALFSYGFDFATDNFKQAEVELTTLSDYKHLIQTAQEAGHFNDNDLQLLSSWRDDPANWSNSK
- a CDS encoding NUDIX hydrolase — protein: MYKVFVKEVAIIVTSDKNSFPEYEHFNLKRVNLRKVVKRIEKGKLGKVLLYSKNEEKLLKRLHKKLPLVLAGGGMVLNSDEKYLFIYRNNKWDLPKGKAEKNESIEQTALREVEEETGVKNLEISKYLDKTYHIFSRNGKMSLKLTHWYEMRTDYKGKLKPQAKEGIEIASWLTDEEVTNALTESYANIRELFPLSMISS
- a CDS encoding SRPBCC family protein; translated protein: MNLESRVVKTQKSPEELYNFLTQVENFKKLLPEDAKFELLGEDKFLFGLKGMPEIKLTLKDSTPHSQVVLGSLGDKLSFTLTCNISQEGDGSQAQLLFNGDFNAMMAMMIKGPINKFLEQLAKGIEQL